In Sphingomonas sp. JUb134, the sequence GAACGCGGACTTTGTTGCAGTGCGAAAGCGCGCCGCGCAATCCGGCTTGGCCAAGCCGGCGCCGAGGCGTTACAGGGCCGGGATGATCGATCCCGCGCTCCGTACCGCCGCCCTCGTGTCCAAGGCCTGGCCCTATGAGGAGGCGCGCAAGCTCCTCAAGCGCTATCCCGACGGCAAGCCCGGCGGCGCGCCGGTGATCTTCGAAACCGGCTATGGTCCGTCGGGCCTGCCGCACATCGGCACGTTCAACGAAGTGCTGCGCACCACCATGGTGCGCCAGGCCTTTGCCGAGCTGTCGGACACGCCCACCCGCCTGATCGCGTTCAGCGACGACATGGACGGCCTGCGCAAGGTACCGGACAATGTGCCCAACCGCGAGATGCTCGCCGAGCACCTCGGCAAGCCGCTGACGCAGGTGCCCGATCCGTTCGGGACGCACGAGAGCTTCGCGCACCACAACAATGCGCTGCTGCGCGAATTCCTCGACCGCTTCGGCTTCGACTATGAGTTCGCGTCCTCGACCGAATATTACACCTCGGGCCGCTTCGACGAGGCGCTGCGGGGCGTGCTGCGCCATTACCAGGGCATTATGGACGTGATGCTGCCGACGCTGCGCAAGGAGCGGCAGGCGACCTATTCGCCCGTGCTGCCGGTGAGCCCCAAGTCGGGCGTGGTGCTGCAGGTGCCCGTCGAGGTGGTGGATGCCGAGGCCGGGCTGATCGCGTTCGACGACGAGGGCGAGCGGATCGTCCAGTCGGCGCTCGGCGGCCTGTCGAAGCTGCAGTGGAAGGTCGACTGGGCGATGCGCTGGGTCGCCTTGGGCGTCGATTACGAGATGGCGGGCAAGGACCTGATCGACTCGGTCGTGCAGTCGTCCAAGATCGCGCGCGTGCTCGGCGGCCGGCCCCCGGAGGGCTTCAACTACGAGATGTTCCTGGACGAGAAGGGGGAGAAGATCTCCAAGTCCAAGGGCAATGGCCTCAGCCTCGAGCAGTGGCTGACCTATGGCCCGGAAGAGAGCCTCGCCTTCTACGCCTATCGCGAGCCCAAAAAGGCCAAGCAGCTGCACCTGGGCGTGATCCCGCGGGCGATCGACGAATATTGGCAGTTCCGGGGCAACTACCCCAGCCAGCCGGTCGAGCAGCAGCTGGGCAACCCGGTCCACCACATCCACGGCGGCCCGCCGCCCGCAGAGACGCTGCCGGTCACCTTCGGCCTCTTGCTGAACCTGGTCGGCGTGATGGGCGAGGCGACCAAGGAGCAGGTGTGGGGCTATCTGGCGAATTATGTCGCCGATGCCTCGCCCGAGGCGTACCCGGCGCTCGACCGGCTGATCGACCATGCGCTCGCCTATGTCCGCGATGTCGCCGACAAGCCCGAGCGGCGCGCACCGCAGGGTGTCGAGGTGGCGGCGCTGGAGCGGCTGGACGCGGAACTGGAGGCCATGCCGGCGGACGCGAGCGCCGAGACGATCCAGGACGCGGTCTATGAGATCGGCAAAACCGGCGGCTTCGAGTCGCTGCGCGACTGGTTCAAGGCGCTGTACGAGACGCTGCTCGGCACCAGCCA encodes:
- a CDS encoding lysine--tRNA ligase, translated to MIDPALRTAALVSKAWPYEEARKLLKRYPDGKPGGAPVIFETGYGPSGLPHIGTFNEVLRTTMVRQAFAELSDTPTRLIAFSDDMDGLRKVPDNVPNREMLAEHLGKPLTQVPDPFGTHESFAHHNNALLREFLDRFGFDYEFASSTEYYTSGRFDEALRGVLRHYQGIMDVMLPTLRKERQATYSPVLPVSPKSGVVLQVPVEVVDAEAGLIAFDDEGERIVQSALGGLSKLQWKVDWAMRWVALGVDYEMAGKDLIDSVVQSSKIARVLGGRPPEGFNYEMFLDEKGEKISKSKGNGLSLEQWLTYGPEESLAFYAYREPKKAKQLHLGVIPRAIDEYWQFRGNYPSQPVEQQLGNPVHHIHGGPPPAETLPVTFGLLLNLVGVMGEATKEQVWGYLANYVADASPEAYPALDRLIDHALAYVRDVADKPERRAPQGVEVAALERLDAELEAMPADASAETIQDAVYEIGKTGGFESLRDWFKALYETLLGTSQGPRMGSFIALYGIDNSRKLIAEALARA